One segment of uncultured Fibrobacter sp. DNA contains the following:
- a CDS encoding FISUMP domain-containing protein: protein MAKKNQNDDNKIERYCYNNDTTYCDEFGGLYQWAEMMQLPSRCNTESCADLIQENHKGICPEGWRLMTYNDFFIAWHAETNEYGIEGVRSMYGFNGYNSSGLSLTDAGLRTKEGEFSKLNQTIFSHTHKNMQLILLLMSIRHIYQV from the coding sequence GTGGCAAAAAAAAATCAAAACGATGACAACAAGATTGAACGTTACTGCTATAACAACGATACGACTTATTGTGACGAATTTGGCGGTTTGTACCAATGGGCTGAGATGATGCAATTGCCAAGTCGTTGCAACACGGAAAGTTGTGCCGATCTTATTCAGGAAAATCATAAGGGGATTTGTCCCGAAGGTTGGAGATTGATGACCTATAATGATTTTTTTATTGCTTGGCATGCGGAAACAAATGAATATGGTATAGAGGGTGTTCGTTCGATGTATGGATTTAATGGCTATAATTCAAGCGGTTTGTCTCTTACTGACGCAGGATTGCGAACTAAAGAAGGTGAGTTTTCCAAATTAAATCAAACTATTTTTTCGCATACCCACAAGAACATGCAGCTGATTCTGTTGCTTATGTCTATTCGTCATATATATCAGGTATAA
- a CDS encoding WYL domain-containing protein, with the protein MPAREQSTLAHYAKELNGRILFMGTPPSVDENVGKNLPVILDAIRKKQKVQITYTDNWGALTNKQRIPLIVAINHGEIYIGCVSQHHPDKTYALKLRRIQSVKLLREQFVEDPKVVEILRRRIRSGTLLSGDQDQPCEKVVIYFPGYAKNFLQERPYHPSMKIKELACGDLHVTMNVAVNGLLKQWVMYYGSIAEVLKPAKLRQMILDSAKELVGLYER; encoded by the coding sequence TTGCCTGCACGTGAGCAGTCCACCCTGGCCCATTACGCGAAGGAACTGAACGGGCGCATTCTGTTCATGGGAACGCCCCCGAGCGTTGACGAAAATGTCGGCAAAAATCTGCCGGTCATCCTTGATGCCATCCGCAAAAAACAAAAAGTGCAAATCACCTACACCGATAACTGGGGAGCCCTCACCAACAAGCAGCGCATTCCGCTGATAGTCGCCATCAACCACGGCGAAATCTACATCGGTTGCGTATCACAGCACCACCCCGACAAAACTTACGCACTCAAGCTCCGCCGCATCCAATCCGTCAAGCTCTTGCGCGAACAATTCGTCGAAGACCCTAAGGTTGTCGAAATCCTCCGCAGGCGCATCCGCTCGGGCACACTGCTTTCCGGCGACCAGGACCAGCCTTGCGAGAAGGTGGTCATCTACTTCCCCGGCTACGCCAAGAACTTTCTGCAAGAACGCCCCTACCACCCCAGCATGAAAATCAAAGAACTCGCATGCGGCGACTTGCACGTGACAATGAATGTCGCAGTCAACGGGTTACTCAAGCAGTGGGTCATGTACTACGGTTCCATCGCCGAAGTGCTGAAGCCAGCCAAGCTCCGCCAAATGATACTTGACAGCGCGAAGGAACTAGTAGGATTGTACGAGAGATAA
- a CDS encoding aminotransferase class I/II-fold pyridoxal phosphate-dependent enzyme translates to MNYNPLAEQANAELSANGCKVLSMLSERGKAIFFPRKGILGQGAEAKGSEINATIGTALEDDGSPLVLDCVLKSLNLPKQAFLYAPSFGNPDLRKAWKEQIVRKNPSLAGKQFSNPVVTAALTHAISCAGYLFLDAGDEVIIPDLYWDNYELVFENSCGAKIKTFNTFKDGGFDTEALKKALAESKSDKKVVLLNFPNNPTGYTATEKEAVEIAKILTECAAAGNKVVALLDDAYFGLVYEDGVTKESIFTKIVDAHENLLAVKLDGPTKEDYVWGFRVGFMSFGFKGATAAQLKALEDKAAGTVRGNISNAPSISQKILLAAFQSEEYLQQKQEKYETLKKRFDIIKQEFAAHPEYKDAFEPMPCNSGYFMCIKPKGVDAEELRQKLIKDYSTGTIMLSGLIRVAFSAVPTDKLGKLFENIYNCILEMRG, encoded by the coding sequence ATGAACTACAATCCTCTCGCAGAACAGGCCAACGCGGAACTCTCCGCCAACGGTTGCAAAGTACTCAGCATGCTTTCCGAAAGGGGCAAGGCCATTTTCTTCCCGCGCAAGGGCATCCTGGGCCAGGGCGCCGAAGCCAAGGGCTCCGAAATCAACGCGACCATCGGCACCGCCCTCGAAGACGACGGGAGCCCGCTCGTACTCGACTGCGTGCTCAAGAGCCTGAACCTGCCCAAGCAAGCCTTCCTGTACGCCCCGAGTTTTGGCAACCCCGACCTCCGCAAGGCCTGGAAGGAACAGATTGTACGCAAGAACCCGAGCCTCGCAGGCAAGCAGTTCAGCAACCCGGTCGTGACCGCGGCCCTCACCCACGCCATCAGCTGCGCGGGCTACCTCTTCCTGGATGCCGGTGACGAAGTCATCATCCCCGACCTCTACTGGGACAACTACGAACTCGTGTTCGAAAACAGCTGCGGTGCGAAGATCAAGACGTTCAACACCTTCAAGGACGGCGGTTTCGATACCGAAGCCCTCAAGAAGGCTCTCGCCGAATCCAAGAGCGACAAGAAGGTCGTGCTCCTGAACTTCCCGAACAACCCGACCGGCTACACCGCTACCGAGAAGGAAGCCGTCGAAATCGCGAAGATCCTCACCGAATGCGCCGCCGCCGGCAACAAAGTCGTGGCCCTGCTCGATGACGCCTACTTCGGACTCGTCTACGAAGATGGCGTGACCAAGGAATCCATCTTCACAAAGATTGTCGACGCCCACGAGAACCTACTCGCCGTCAAGCTCGACGGCCCGACCAAGGAAGACTATGTGTGGGGCTTCCGCGTCGGTTTCATGAGCTTCGGTTTCAAGGGCGCCACCGCCGCCCAGCTCAAGGCCCTCGAAGACAAGGCCGCCGGTACGGTCCGCGGCAACATCTCTAACGCTCCGAGCATCAGCCAGAAGATTTTGCTCGCCGCTTTCCAGAGCGAAGAATACCTGCAGCAGAAGCAGGAAAAGTACGAAACGCTCAAGAAGCGCTTCGACATCATCAAGCAGGAATTCGCCGCCCACCCGGAATACAAGGATGCGTTCGAGCCCATGCCGTGCAACAGCGGCTACTTCATGTGCATCAAGCCGAAGGGCGTGGATGCCGAAGAATTGCGCCAGAAGCTCATCAAGGACTACAGCACGGGAACCATCATGCTCTCGGGCCTCATCCGCGTCGCTTTCAGCGCCGTCCCGACCGACAAACTCGGCAAACTGTTTGAAAATATTTATAATTGCATATTAGAGATGAGGGGCTAG
- a CDS encoding type II toxin-antitoxin system RelE/ParE family toxin, with product MSYDVLEKELRLLPQSYLEDVAKYVQFLLYQHEQERMAPLAESDLAEVYSYISTELQSAATADNVIDSLQRAVKDLSIMPNRYHRYMEEPWFSEGVRCFFGSKFFCILHCGRGRTMHLCCSCNLQ from the coding sequence ATGTCCTACGATGTTCTGGAAAAAGAACTTCGGCTGTTGCCGCAATCCTACCTTGAAGATGTAGCCAAGTACGTCCAATTCCTGCTTTATCAGCATGAACAGGAACGTATGGCCCCTCTTGCGGAATCCGATCTCGCCGAAGTGTACTCTTACATTTCAACAGAATTGCAATCGGCAGCGACAGCTGACAACGTAATCGATTCGTTGCAGCGTGCGGTGAAAGACCTGTCCATTATGCCTAACAGATATCATCGCTACATGGAGGAGCCATGGTTTTCTGAGGGCGTACGCTGTTTTTTCGGTTCGAAATTTTTCTGTATTTTACACTGTGGACGAGGACGAACAATGCATCTTTGTTGTTCATGTAATCTACAGTAA
- a CDS encoding InlB B-repeat-containing protein — MRQRMWIVFFLFLFVSLTDAAVTITPVAPSKLDSCYQISSAEELYGFAAIVNGNMPGMEKDTTACGKLTKDIVVNENVLDENGNLNVADTASFAQWTPIMKFRGKFNGNSHKISGLYIDTKEPRYVGLFGLIRPSIDDGIVDIRNLGIEGSFFRAGDYVGAFVGFIEGGSVVNIENCYSHSRIESHGFAVGGFVGYSLANVQLKTVHNLGPVMGARFIGGLVGYLNGRNLKIINAYNMGAITSVAEDPDDSYDVGGLVGYINADDELLVENCFNMGPITAAYTLGGIVGSLTGANLLMKTVFNEGTIKSFDDYTDFTYVGGLIGLSGGILTFQNSYNVGSVSGYKGVGGIIGLNYSTYVAMTNVYNAGTVLMVDSDVSYLDPIMWNPDKNDEVHFENTFYLDANYGSAKFGIPVTSEQLEDGSIAYLMHYSFFDSVDATVWGQNVGNDMYPNFSGVVTDVSLSSLETLALHTYEGDTTALPEKYLPGLEFKLPEVDKEEEIFAGWYDNAEFSGNPVSAIPSTAEGTQEFWAKFIGNRQVTFETNGGTIDSGLIETYMEGDVVILPYKVSRSGYIFNGWFKDENFSGDRLFKIGPDDFGDKVFYAKWFKKETPTKDENGCYVIKNAEELYGFAAIVNGTDGYKSETLACASLANNIVVNENVLNAEGHLNEDAVQGFIEWDPIVDFAGTFDGNMYSISGLYIRTDEWENSPLWGFGLFSSISGGSLENPVVIANLGVVDSYFEAPYNVGALIGFVNTGKNSLYDSYLAVINCYSTSSVTAKNYGGGILGKVSKYNIVVVENSYNSGIITGNDYYVGGILGRADNGSEVYIENCFNVGGAYRYESGLGYPLVGDDNEKAEVINSYYLQSADNYIEKGIMATSEQFANGSVALALHYGSSGSIWGQEVGVDPLPNYSGIIKNSTIARYNVSFYTYVGDRTNYFSSYVEGLPKALPDSVVREGYTFSGWYADSNYSGSPIDSILSSDEGDLEFYAKLTPILYKVVVSASPATWGDVVNTSKRDLFQYGDTVELMAVPAPGYEFDCWKDDMNNTDPVRTYVVTEPKAFVAYFKLGTLSSSSTSSSSSAKSSSSSATSSSSIAESSSSEEIVSTSSSSYVADMPKSKSNSSVAPFLPITFEISCSGKKCSDALPVDAMIRQFQVKVVGREIQVTEAYVGRHYALFDMQGHLLRSGYVLTPNFTIPVNQSGSYLVRIGNWTKRVTVR; from the coding sequence ATGCGTCAAAGGATGTGGATCGTTTTCTTTTTATTTCTTTTTGTTTCGCTGACGGATGCTGCGGTAACCATTACCCCTGTGGCTCCGTCTAAATTGGACAGCTGTTACCAGATCTCGTCTGCTGAGGAATTGTACGGCTTTGCCGCTATCGTGAATGGTAACATGCCCGGTATGGAGAAGGACACTACCGCCTGTGGCAAACTCACGAAAGACATCGTGGTGAACGAGAATGTTCTTGACGAGAACGGAAACCTCAACGTGGCTGATACGGCTAGTTTTGCCCAATGGACTCCGATTATGAAATTCAGGGGAAAATTTAACGGTAACAGTCATAAGATTTCGGGCCTTTATATTGATACCAAAGAGCCCCGTTATGTAGGCCTGTTCGGGTTGATTCGTCCTAGTATAGATGATGGAATAGTTGATATTCGTAATCTTGGAATTGAGGGTTCCTTTTTTCGTGCAGGCGATTATGTTGGTGCTTTTGTCGGTTTCATAGAAGGGGGCTCGGTTGTAAATATTGAGAATTGTTATAGCCATTCGCGAATAGAATCACATGGGTTTGCTGTAGGAGGCTTTGTTGGTTATTCCCTAGCGAATGTCCAGCTCAAAACGGTCCACAATTTAGGGCCTGTTATGGGAGCGCGATTTATTGGTGGCTTAGTCGGTTACCTTAATGGACGAAACCTAAAGATTATCAATGCTTATAACATGGGGGCGATAACCTCGGTGGCTGAGGATCCTGATGATTCCTATGATGTTGGGGGCCTTGTTGGCTATATAAATGCGGACGATGAGCTATTGGTTGAAAATTGCTTCAATATGGGACCAATTACTGCAGCCTACACTCTCGGAGGTATTGTTGGATCTCTTACTGGAGCGAATCTTCTGATGAAAACGGTCTTTAATGAGGGAACTATTAAGTCGTTTGATGACTATACGGATTTTACTTATGTAGGTGGACTGATTGGCCTTTCTGGGGGAATTTTAACATTCCAAAATAGTTATAACGTAGGTTCTGTTTCTGGATATAAAGGTGTAGGGGGCATTATAGGATTAAATTATTCAACCTATGTAGCCATGACAAATGTTTATAATGCGGGAACAGTGTTGATGGTAGATTCTGATGTATCTTATCTAGATCCGATTATGTGGAATCCGGATAAAAATGATGAAGTTCATTTTGAAAATACATTCTACTTGGATGCAAATTATGGGAGCGCCAAATTTGGAATTCCTGTGACAAGTGAACAATTGGAAGATGGTTCTATCGCCTATTTGATGCACTATTCTTTTTTCGATAGCGTAGATGCGACTGTTTGGGGGCAGAATGTCGGAAACGACATGTATCCGAATTTCAGTGGAGTTGTAACGGATGTGTCGTTGAGCTCTCTGGAAACCTTGGCCTTGCATACGTACGAAGGGGATACAACTGCCCTGCCTGAAAAGTATTTGCCCGGATTAGAATTTAAACTTCCTGAAGTGGACAAAGAGGAGGAAATTTTTGCGGGTTGGTACGATAATGCCGAATTCAGCGGGAACCCTGTAAGTGCTATTCCGAGTACGGCAGAAGGAACGCAGGAATTCTGGGCTAAATTTATTGGGAATAGACAAGTAACATTTGAAACAAATGGTGGAACAATTGATTCTGGGCTCATTGAAACCTATATGGAAGGCGATGTGGTGATTCTTCCGTATAAAGTCTCTCGGAGTGGATATATTTTTAATGGTTGGTTTAAAGACGAAAATTTCAGTGGCGATCGCTTGTTCAAAATAGGGCCTGACGATTTCGGCGACAAGGTTTTCTATGCCAAATGGTTCAAAAAGGAAACACCGACAAAAGATGAGAATGGTTGCTATGTTATCAAGAATGCGGAGGAACTGTATGGTTTTGCCGCTATCGTGAATGGTACAGATGGCTATAAAAGTGAAACGTTGGCTTGTGCGTCTTTAGCAAATAATATCGTGGTAAACGAGAATGTTTTGAATGCGGAAGGGCACTTGAACGAAGATGCGGTTCAGGGCTTTATTGAATGGGATCCGATTGTTGATTTTGCTGGGACGTTTGATGGAAACATGTATTCTATTTCGGGATTGTATATCCGTACCGATGAATGGGAAAATTCTCCTCTTTGGGGATTTGGATTGTTTAGCTCTATTTCTGGAGGCTCTCTAGAAAACCCTGTTGTCATTGCAAATCTAGGTGTTGTCGATTCGTATTTTGAGGCTCCGTATAATGTCGGTGCTTTGATTGGTTTTGTCAATACAGGCAAGAATAGTTTATACGACTCATACCTCGCCGTTATTAATTGTTATAGTACATCTTCTGTAACTGCTAAAAATTACGGCGGTGGCATCTTAGGTAAAGTCAGCAAATATAATATTGTTGTTGTTGAAAACAGCTACAATTCTGGGATTATTACCGGGAATGATTATTATGTCGGAGGAATATTGGGGCGTGCAGACAATGGAAGTGAAGTTTATATCGAGAACTGTTTTAACGTTGGCGGAGCTTATCGTTATGAGAGTGGTTTGGGATATCCGTTAGTAGGTGACGACAACGAGAAAGCTGAAGTGATAAACAGTTACTATCTGCAATCTGCAGATAATTATATAGAAAAAGGGATAATGGCGACATCTGAACAGTTTGCGAATGGTTCTGTTGCTCTTGCTTTGCATTATGGATCGAGTGGCTCCATTTGGGGGCAGGAAGTCGGTGTTGATCCTTTGCCGAATTATAGTGGAATTATCAAAAATTCTACAATCGCTCGGTACAATGTTTCTTTCTATACATACGTTGGAGATAGAACAAATTATTTCAGCAGTTATGTTGAGGGGCTTCCGAAAGCTCTTCCCGATTCAGTTGTTCGGGAGGGCTATACGTTTAGTGGATGGTATGCGGATAGCAATTATTCGGGCTCCCCGATTGATTCTATTCTCTCATCTGACGAGGGCGACTTGGAATTCTACGCCAAGTTAACTCCAATTTTGTACAAGGTTGTGGTTTCTGCGAGCCCAGCAACTTGGGGCGATGTCGTAAATACCAGTAAAAGAGATTTGTTCCAATATGGCGACACCGTGGAACTGATGGCGGTCCCCGCCCCAGGTTACGAATTTGACTGCTGGAAAGATGATATGAATAACACCGATCCGGTTCGTACCTATGTCGTTACGGAACCCAAGGCTTTTGTTGCGTATTTCAAATTGGGCACGTTGAGCAGCTCGTCAACATCTAGCAGCAGTTCTGCAAAGTCGAGTTCCAGTTCTGCAACGTCTAGTAGCAGTATTGCTGAATCTAGTTCTAGTGAGGAGATTGTTTCTACTTCTAGTTCTAGTTATGTGGCCGATATGCCCAAGAGTAAATCCAATTCTTCGGTTGCGCCATTCTTGCCCATCACGTTCGAAATTTCTTGTAGCGGGAAAAAATGTAGCGATGCTTTGCCTGTGGATGCGATGATCCGGCAATTCCAGGTCAAGGTTGTTGGCCGAGAAATTCAGGTGACGGAGGCTTATGTCGGCAGGCATTATGCACTATTTGATATGCAGGGACATCTACTCCGTTCAGGATATGTGCTTACACCGAACTTTACCATTCCGGTCAATCAGTCGGGTAGCTACCTTGTGCGGATCGGCAACTGGACCAAGCGCGTGACCGTGCGGTAA
- a CDS encoding citrate synthase — translation MSDKATLKYNGKSFELPVVEGTENEHGLDVSSLRKETGLVTLDYGYLNTGSTKSAITYVNGEQGILRYRGYSIEDLAEKATFPETAWLLIYGELPTPEQLGRFRTLLTENALLHENLLHFFREMPPSAHPMGILSSIVNAVGLFTPRFYDDENIASAFELTTAGLISKIRTIAAFAYKASIGEPFVYPEAERSYCSNFLNMMFSSKARPYHPDPIMEKALNTLLIVHADHEQNCSTSTVRMVGSSQANLYASICAGICALWGPLHGGANQAVLETLLRIQQSGMTIEQVMAKAKDKSDPFRLSGFGHRVYKSYDPRAKVLKKLMYQVFEREHVHDQLLDIAIKLEEAALKDDYFIERKLYPNVDFYSGILYRAMGIPTNMLTVMFAIGRLPGWIAHWKEMHDDPQSKINRPRQIYVGQTARPWIDRDKR, via the coding sequence ATGTCCGACAAAGCGACCTTGAAATACAACGGAAAGAGTTTCGAACTCCCCGTCGTTGAAGGCACCGAGAACGAACATGGTCTCGACGTCAGTTCCCTCCGCAAGGAAACGGGACTTGTCACGCTTGACTACGGCTACCTGAACACGGGCAGCACCAAGAGCGCCATCACCTACGTGAATGGCGAGCAGGGCATTCTCCGCTACCGAGGTTACTCCATCGAAGACTTGGCCGAAAAGGCGACCTTCCCCGAGACCGCCTGGCTCCTGATTTACGGCGAGCTCCCGACTCCGGAACAGCTCGGACGTTTCCGCACGCTCCTTACCGAAAACGCTCTCCTGCACGAGAACCTGTTGCACTTTTTCCGCGAGATGCCGCCGAGCGCGCACCCGATGGGCATTTTGAGTTCCATCGTGAACGCCGTGGGCCTGTTCACCCCGCGCTTCTACGACGACGAAAACATTGCAAGCGCTTTCGAGCTCACGACTGCGGGCCTTATTTCCAAGATCCGCACCATCGCCGCTTTCGCCTACAAGGCAAGCATCGGCGAACCGTTTGTGTACCCGGAAGCGGAACGCAGCTACTGCAGCAACTTCCTCAACATGATGTTCAGCAGCAAGGCTCGCCCGTACCACCCGGATCCGATTATGGAAAAGGCGCTCAACACGCTCCTCATCGTGCATGCCGACCACGAGCAAAACTGCTCCACGTCGACGGTGCGTATGGTGGGTAGCTCGCAGGCGAACCTTTACGCAAGTATCTGCGCCGGCATCTGCGCCCTGTGGGGCCCGCTCCACGGCGGTGCAAACCAGGCCGTGCTCGAAACACTCCTGCGCATCCAGCAGAGCGGCATGACCATCGAGCAGGTGATGGCCAAGGCGAAAGACAAGAGCGACCCGTTCCGTCTTTCGGGCTTTGGTCACCGCGTGTACAAGAGCTACGACCCGCGCGCCAAGGTGCTGAAGAAGCTCATGTACCAGGTGTTCGAACGCGAACACGTGCACGACCAGCTCCTGGATATTGCCATCAAGCTCGAAGAAGCCGCCCTCAAGGACGACTACTTCATCGAGCGCAAGCTCTACCCGAACGTGGACTTCTACTCGGGCATTCTCTACCGCGCCATGGGCATCCCGACGAACATGCTTACCGTGATGTTCGCCATCGGCCGACTCCCCGGCTGGATTGCCCACTGGAAGGAAATGCACGACGATCCGCAGAGCAAGATTAACCGTCCGCGCCAGATTTACGTGGGACAGACGGCAAGGCCCTGGATCGACAGGGACAAGCGATAA
- a CDS encoding branched-chain amino acid aminotransferase: MQVDLNNVDWKTLPFGYYDTDYNVRCYYRNGQWGKIELSSSKDISIHMAATCLHYGQEGFEGLKAYTGKDGKVRIFRVDENAKRMQNTANRVLMAVPPVELFREMVHTVVKANARFVPPYGYGATLYIRPLLIGTSPEVGVKPSDEYLLLMFVTPVGPYFKDGFKPVDMMISRNYDRAAPQGTGTVKVGGNYAASLLSLAEAKKLGYSSTIYLDAKEKKYIDECGPANFFGIKGKTYVTPKSESILPSITNKSLQQLAEYLGYTVERRQVPFEELAEFSETAECGTAAVITPIKKIVDPVAGKEFTYGDGVNPGPVCTELFTKYTAIQFGEAEDPFGWTEVVEL, from the coding sequence ATGCAAGTTGATTTGAACAATGTCGATTGGAAGACGCTCCCCTTCGGTTATTATGACACCGATTACAATGTTCGCTGCTACTACCGCAATGGTCAGTGGGGCAAGATCGAACTTTCTTCTTCCAAGGACATCAGCATCCACATGGCCGCTACTTGCTTGCATTACGGCCAGGAAGGTTTCGAAGGCCTCAAGGCTTACACGGGCAAGGACGGCAAGGTCCGTATTTTCCGCGTTGACGAGAATGCGAAGCGCATGCAGAACACCGCGAACCGCGTGCTCATGGCTGTTCCGCCGGTCGAACTGTTCCGCGAGATGGTCCACACAGTGGTGAAGGCCAACGCCCGTTTTGTGCCGCCGTACGGTTACGGTGCAACGCTTTACATCCGCCCGCTCCTCATCGGTACGAGCCCGGAAGTCGGCGTGAAGCCCTCCGACGAATACCTGCTGTTGATGTTCGTGACTCCGGTGGGTCCGTACTTCAAGGACGGGTTCAAGCCGGTGGACATGATGATCAGCCGCAACTACGACCGCGCCGCTCCGCAGGGTACGGGTACGGTGAAGGTCGGCGGTAACTACGCTGCCAGCTTGCTTTCCCTCGCCGAGGCCAAGAAGCTTGGTTACTCCAGCACCATCTACCTGGATGCGAAGGAAAAGAAGTACATCGACGAATGCGGTCCGGCAAACTTCTTCGGCATCAAGGGCAAGACCTACGTGACCCCGAAGTCCGAATCCATTCTGCCGTCCATTACGAACAAGAGTTTGCAGCAGTTGGCTGAATACCTCGGCTACACTGTGGAACGCCGCCAAGTTCCGTTCGAAGAACTCGCTGAATTCTCCGAAACCGCCGAATGCGGTACCGCCGCCGTGATTACCCCGATCAAAAAGATTGTGGATCCGGTTGCCGGCAAGGAATTCACATACGGTGACGGCGTGAATCCGGGCCCGGTCTGCACGGAACTCTTCACGAAGTACACTGCCATCCAGTTCGGTGAAGCCGAAGACCCGTTCGGCTGGACTGAAGTGGTGGAACTGTAG
- a CDS encoding four helix bundle protein, translated as MHSYKDLIVWKKSVELVMQLYDYIQAFPKNESYVLSDQMRRAVVSIPSNIAEGYERMTTAEYIRFLSIARGSKAELETQLHICNQLKLGDMEKNVVLQSNCKEIGKMLNSMVYTLNSKKQQKTQTPRS; from the coding sequence ATGCACAGTTACAAGGACTTGATTGTTTGGAAAAAATCCGTAGAGTTAGTCATGCAATTGTATGACTATATTCAGGCTTTTCCCAAAAATGAGTCCTATGTGCTATCAGATCAAATGCGTCGAGCTGTAGTATCGATTCCTTCAAATATTGCAGAAGGATACGAACGTATGACTACAGCTGAATACATCCGATTCTTATCAATCGCTCGCGGATCAAAAGCAGAACTTGAGACGCAATTACATATATGCAACCAATTGAAATTAGGTGACATGGAGAAGAATGTTGTTTTGCAGTCAAATTGTAAAGAAATTGGCAAAATGCTAAATTCAATGGTTTACACATTAAACAGCAAGAAACAGCAAAAAACCCAAACCCCTAGATCCTAA
- a CDS encoding fibrobacter succinogenes major paralogous domain-containing protein, which translates to MVYTKFLALAGVAAMLAACGGDSDSNAKGTEPVEGLPTAMFEGPLTDARDGQTYKTATIGLQTWMAQNLNYEMANSYCYNNEPANCPTYGRLYTWAAAMMACPTGWHLPSETEWRTLFTVVGGSTVAGIVLKSQSGWSKNGNGMDAYGFSALPAGYRDYRGEYINEGYGAHFWSSAGSLSGGAFYMVMYSDVDNAYLYDISKNTGNSVRCVKD; encoded by the coding sequence ATGGTTTATACGAAATTCTTGGCTTTAGCCGGTGTGGCTGCGATGCTTGCCGCTTGCGGCGGCGACAGCGATTCAAACGCAAAGGGAACTGAACCTGTCGAAGGTCTTCCAACAGCAATGTTCGAAGGGCCTCTTACCGACGCCCGTGATGGCCAAACCTATAAGACGGCCACCATTGGCTTGCAGACGTGGATGGCTCAAAACCTCAATTACGAAATGGCAAACTCATATTGCTACAACAATGAACCGGCCAATTGCCCAACTTATGGGCGCCTCTACACATGGGCTGCCGCGATGATGGCATGCCCTACGGGCTGGCACCTGCCGAGCGAGACGGAATGGCGAACCCTGTTCACGGTGGTGGGCGGTAGTACCGTTGCGGGCATTGTTCTCAAGTCGCAGAGTGGCTGGTCCAAAAACGGGAACGGCATGGATGCCTACGGGTTCTCGGCATTGCCTGCTGGGTATAGGGATTACCGTGGGGAATACATCAACGAGGGCTACGGCGCGCACTTCTGGAGTTCTGCTGGGAGCCTTAGCGGTGGCGCGTTCTACATGGTCATGTACAGCGATGTCGACAATGCGTACCTGTACGACATCAGTAAGAACACTGGGAACTCTGTCCGTTGCGTAAAGGACTAA